The following coding sequences are from one Pigmentibacter sp. JX0631 window:
- a CDS encoding glycosyltransferase family 39 protein translates to MNLLLYLSLTNEKYKDVIVLRKIDIIVILGILFFLILFSYNELFDFSLTGDQIYHAYFSKFYSIEITKNILYHLSKFDIYSQLNIDSLFFKWPLFFVNIGLIMFFYVLFIIHNKLLKKTWHIYVFFNCIFIFLYLFSFRYFGGYSFTEFHPPLRTLLPSFFSSISLVNNYQFFLPQILCLLLLGFTVFKIIRNNFSFFLSFLSSLCVVTIPVLWYSSTILEFSIWSGCAWSLSLLFIYKYSSSLTIENIIRIVSIISIFTLIRHTAILAVIPIFILIIIKRREYNYTYKNLLIFLLPILSAIPYIIRLLYSSSPASYSPGECFFIPLHYNVLERIILSFRTEIPYLSISNAIGIGGVVIALFSFIPTARKNILNHLLALMLFILGYCLFYSINCTLWGGGRYQAEYVAPFFVLGFVYIVSLIYKYFHKYTAFVLIFIICYNLYNIYQIKFVKINLGDSIKNNLPIYKNGVISQFPVNYDLVFKELKANGLAGNEFVIDPSYIVFSVIINDYTIKQYLSSRLIYDQVLYCKPSQDLIHCIQNNSNIKVLVIHPNSTSLIPELIKNGWKEWKIINNIYSLPLVLMKRF, encoded by the coding sequence ATGAATTTATTATTATATTTATCACTGACTAATGAAAAATATAAAGATGTAATTGTTCTTAGAAAAATAGATATTATCGTTATCTTAGGTATTTTGTTTTTTTTAATTCTTTTTTCGTATAATGAATTGTTTGATTTTTCATTAACTGGAGATCAAATATATCATGCTTATTTTTCAAAATTTTATTCGATAGAAATAACTAAAAATATATTATATCATTTATCTAAGTTTGATATATATTCACAATTAAATATAGATAGTCTTTTTTTTAAGTGGCCTCTTTTTTTTGTAAATATTGGTTTAATTATGTTTTTTTATGTTTTGTTTATTATTCATAATAAATTATTAAAAAAAACATGGCATATTTATGTTTTTTTTAATTGTATTTTTATTTTTCTTTATTTGTTTTCTTTTAGGTATTTTGGTGGTTATAGTTTTACTGAATTTCATCCACCTCTAAGAACTCTGCTTCCGTCTTTTTTTAGTTCTATTAGTTTGGTGAATAATTATCAATTTTTCCTTCCTCAAATTTTATGTTTATTACTTTTAGGCTTTACAGTCTTTAAAATTATAAGAAATAATTTTTCATTTTTTTTATCTTTTCTATCAAGTTTATGTGTTGTTACTATTCCTGTTCTATGGTATTCATCTACTATACTTGAGTTCTCTATTTGGTCTGGTTGTGCTTGGAGTTTGTCATTACTATTTATCTATAAATATAGTAGCTCTCTTACAATTGAAAATATAATAAGAATAGTTTCTATTATCTCAATTTTTACTTTAATTCGTCATACAGCTATTTTAGCAGTTATACCAATTTTTATACTCATAATTATTAAAAGAAGAGAATATAATTATACTTATAAAAATTTATTAATTTTTTTATTACCTATTCTGTCTGCTATTCCTTATATAATTAGATTGTTATATTCATCTTCTCCTGCTTCTTATTCGCCCGGTGAGTGTTTTTTTATTCCTTTACACTATAATGTATTAGAACGAATTATATTATCTTTTAGAACTGAAATACCATATTTATCTATCTCTAATGCAATTGGAATTGGTGGGGTGGTAATTGCATTGTTTTCATTTATTCCAACTGCAAGAAAAAATATATTAAATCATTTATTAGCTCTAATGTTATTTATTCTTGGATATTGCTTATTTTACTCTATAAATTGTACTCTCTGGGGGGGGGGGAGATATCAAGCAGAGTATGTAGCTCCATTTTTTGTTTTAGGCTTTGTTTACATAGTGTCTTTAATTTATAAATATTTTCATAAATATACAGCATTTGTTTTAATATTTATAATTTGTTATAATTTGTATAATATTTATCAAATAAAATTTGTAAAAATTAATTTAGGAGATTCTATTAAAAATAACTTGCCTATTTATAAGAATGGAGTTATTTCTCAATTTCCAGTCAATTATGATCTTGTTTTTAAGGAATTAAAAGCCAATGGATTGGCAGGGAATGAGTTTGTTATAGATCCAAGTTATATTGTATTTTCAGTTATCATTAATGATTATACTATAAAACAATATTTAAGTTCTAGATTGATTTATGATCAAGTTTTATATTGTAAGCCTTCTCAAGATTTAATTCATTGTATACAAAATAATTCAAATATTAAAGTGTTAGTTATTCATCCAAATAGTACAAGTTTAATACCTGAACTGATTAAAAATGGTTGGAAGGAATGGAAAATTATTAATAATATTTATTCTTTGCCATTAGTTTTAATGAAACGTTTCTAA